In Macadamia integrifolia cultivar HAES 741 chromosome 13, SCU_Mint_v3, whole genome shotgun sequence, one DNA window encodes the following:
- the LOC122059554 gene encoding cytochrome P450 81Q32-like: MEIQHFYYSLILLAFLLLSKHLLYRKKTTFPPSGPLCLPIIGHLYLFKQPLHQTLATISAQYGPILLLRFGSRPVLLVSSPAVAEECLATNDIVFANRPRLLAGKHLGHNYTSLVWASYGPHWRNLRRIISLQIFSSNRLQMFSSVRSNEVHILIKKLIGDSCERMEMKSKFFELTLNVMMMMIAGKRYYGSKEGEVEEARQFREIVRDTFALSGASNIGDFLPMLRWVGFKGLEKRLMRLQQKRDGFMQELIEQQRMERVHYSSSSSSANSRERKKTLINVLLSLQETEPEYYTDEIIIGIILVLLAAGTSTTAETMEWAMSLLLNHPEVLKKAQTEIDIHVGQNRLLDESDLANLPYLHCIINETLRMYPTGPLLEPHESSEECIVQGFTIPRGTMLLVNMWAIQNDPKLWVEPTKFKPERMEGIEGERVGFKLMPFGSGRRGCPGESVAMRMIGLALGSLIQCFEWERVGEEMVDMDEGTGLTLPKAQPLETRCKPRPSMLNILSQL, encoded by the exons ATGGAGATTCAACATTTCTACTACTCCCTAATCTTGCTagctttccttctcctttccaAACATCTCCTTTATAGGAAGAAAACTACTTTTCCACCTAGTGGCCCTCTATGCTTACCCATCATCGGCCATCTCTACCTTTTCAAGCAACCACTGCATCAAACCCTAGCCACCATTTCAGCCCAATATGGCCCCATCTTACTACTCCGATTCGGCTCTCGCCCGGTCCTCCTCGTCTCTTCGCCGGCGGTGGCAGAAGAATGCCTTGCAACCAATGACATTGTCTTTGCCAATAGACCCCGCCTCCTCGCCGGAAAACACCTTGGTCACAATTACACTAGCCTAGTGTGGGCTTCTTATGGCCCTCACTGGCGCAACCTTAGACGCATCATTAGCCTCCAAATCTTCTCTTCCAATCGTCTTCAGATGTTCTCTAGCGTTCGATCCAATGAAGTACACATCTTAATAAAAAAGCTCATAGGAGACTCATGTGAGAGAATGGAGATGAAGTCCAAATTTTTTGAGTTAACCCTTAAtgtcatgatgatgatgattgcaGGAAAAAGGTATTATGGAAGTAAAGAGGGGGAAGTGGAGGAAGCAAGGCAGTTTAGGGAGATTGTGAGAGATACTTTTGCTTTGTCTGGTGCTTCTAATATTGGTGATTTTTTGCCTATGTTGAGGTGGGTTGGATTTAAGGGATTAGAGAAGAGGTTGATGAGACTTCAGCAAAAGAGGGATGGGTTCATGCAGGAATTGATTGAGCAGCAAAGGATGGAAAGAGTTcactattcttcttcttcttcttcagctaattctagagagagaaagaagacttTGATCAATGTTCTATTATCACTGCAAGAAACTGAACCAGAGTATTACACTGATGAGATCATCATAGGCATCATACTG GTATTGCTAGCAGCTGGAACTAGTACTACAGCAGAAACTATGGAATGGGCAATGTCACTTCTACTGAACCATCCTGAAGTCCTCAAGAAGGCACAAACCGAGATCGACATCCACGTGGGACAAAACCGGTTACTCGACGAATCTGATCTGGCAAATCTTCCATATCTCCACTGTATCATCAATGAAACACTTAGGATGTACCCAACAGGACCACTGCTAGAACCtcatgaatcatcagaagaGTGTATTGTTCAAGGTTTTACAATCCCACGTGGCACGATGCTATTGGTGAATATGTGGGCCATACAAAATGACCCTAAGTTATGGGTTGAACCCACAAAGTTCAAACCAGAGAGGATGGAAGGTATTGAAGGGGAAAGAGTTGGGTTCAAACTCATGCCTTTTGGTTCAGGGAGGAGAGGTTGTCCTGGTGAGAGTGTGGCCATGCGTATGATTGGGTTGGCATTGGGCTCATTGATTCAATGCTTTGAATGGGAGAGAGTTGGAGAAGAGATGGTAGACATGGATGAAGGAACAGGACTCACCTTACCCAAAGCTCAGCCCTTGGAGACTAGGTGTAAACCACGCCCATCCATGTTGAACATCCTTTCTCAACTTTGA